The genomic segment TGTAATCAATGGCATTTTCATCTCCGTCCATAAAGGCATTCACACGTTTTTTCTTCCGTTTCTTAGGAGTTTCTTCATCGTTATCTTCAAGGGCGATAATTTCCTCATCCACCTCGTCAATCGCATACCATGAACGCAAGCCCCATTTGTTATCTCCTAGAGGAATGAAACTGCCGTCTACATTTAACTCTGTATAAAAAAGCGGCAAGGCTTCACGAATATCACTATTTGATTTTTCAAGGTAATTTTGAATTTCATTGACAAGGTCATTAAAATACATTTCATGATTGCGACCACGTGTCTCTAAAATAGCACGCGCCACTTCAATCATAGAAAGTTCACTTTTTTCTTGTCCAGCAAATACTTCTAATTCCAAAATTGATCTCCTTTTAAGGTTTAAGAGCTTTTTTAGACTTGCTCTTAAAAATTAATTTGTTGAATTTTCGCTACTTTTTATTGTACGATAAAAATCTTCTTTCGTCAAAAAGAATTTTATTTTCCAATCAAGAAAATCACTCTTTTTCATCAAAATGACTTCTACTTTTATATAAAAGAAGCAAAAAGGCAATTCAGCCGAATCTCCGACTGAATTTGCCTTATGTATCATTAGATTATTTTACTTTTGCAGTACTTGTAATCAATTCAACGGCTTTTTTAATAACAATATCATGTTTCAACATATCTGTTGAAAGAAGTTGACGAACACGCTCCACTTCCATATTGTAGTCAGTTGCAAGTGAAGAAATTTCTGCTTCGATGTCTTCATCGCTCGCTTCAAATCCTTCTGCTTTTGCAACAGCTTCAATCACAAGATTAGTCTTAGTACGTTTTTCAGCGTCAGCTTCATGTTGTTTATGAAGATCTTCTTGAGTTGTACCAGTGATTTGGAAGTACATGTCTGGTGAAATACCTTGACGTTGCATGTTCCCAAGAAATTCATTTACAGAGCGATGAACTTCTTCGTGAACCATTTCTTCTGGCAATTCAACGATTTCTGCATTTTCTACTGCAAGGTCAAGTGCCGCAGATTCAACTGCATCATCAAACGCAATTTCTTTTGATTCAGCCAATTCTTTGCGGTATTTTTCTTTTAATTCATCCAGTGTTTCAACACCTTCATCAATGTCTTTGGCAAGTTCGTCATCTACTTCTGGAACTTCTTTTTCTTTGACTTCATGAATCGTAGTCACAAATTTAGCATCTTTACCTGCAAGATCTGTTGCTTGATAGTCTTCTGGGAATGTCACGTTTACTTCTACTGTTTCACCAGCAGCATGTCCAACTAATTGGTCTTCAAAACCTGGAATGAATTGACCGCTTCCAAGTTCAAGTGAGAAGTTATCTCCTTTACCACCATCAAATTCAACGCCGTCAACTGTTCCAACAAAATCAATCACAACTGTATCACCATTAGCAGCCTTATCTTCTTTCAATACAAGTTCTGCTAAATTATTGCGTTCGCGTTCAACTTTTGCATCTACATCTGCATCAGATACTTCTTTAGAGACATCAACAGATACTTCTAAGTTTTTATACTCACCTAATTTTACTTCGGGTTTTGTAACCACTTCCGCAGTAATGGTCCAATCTTGACCTTTTTCCATAGACGCCACATCAAATTGTGGTTGAGCAACAACTTCGATCTCTGCTTCTTTAACAGCAGCTTCATAAGCAGCTGGGAGAAGAGCATTTAATGTATCTTGGTAAAGAGCTTCTTCACCAAATCTTTGATTAAACACTGGACGAGGAAGATGACCTTTACGGAAACCTGGTACATTCAGATTTTTCTTAACTGAGTTAAATACACGATCCAATTCTGGCTTGATTTGTTCTTGACTAATTGTAAATGTCAAAACTCCGCGATTTGTTTCTTTGCTTTCAAATGATACAGACATTCTGTCATTTCTCCTTAAAATTTATTGAATACAATCAATTATACCATAAATACACGTTATTTCACAAATTTTCTAATGAAAAATTTAACGATTTTTCCGTCCATTTGCTGATTTTGCTCTTTATGCTTTTCGAATTTTATCTTTTTGGTAAGCAGCTCGCGCTCCACCGATTAGCTTTGGACGACTGGCAAGCGCAGTCACATGCGCTTCTCCGAGTTCTCTCAAAATTGGTCGTACTGGAATTTGGACGTGCTTAATATGCATACCAATTGCTGTATCTCCGATATCCATCCCTGCTTGAGCCGTAATAAATTCCACTTCAACTGGGTTGTTCATATATTTAAAAGCTGCTAATTGACCACTTCCACCAGCATGAAGAGTTGGCAACACATTGACAATTTCCAGATTTTGTTTCTGCGCCAATTCTTTCTCCACGACCAAAGCACGATTGACATGTTCACATCCCTGAACTGCCAAGTAAATTCCGCGAAGTGACAACATATCCAACATAGTTTTGACAACAACTTCTCCCACTTCTTGACTGGAATTTTTTCCAATATGCCCTCCAATCACCTCACTGGAAGACAAGCCCAGTACAAAAATATCACCGGAAGATAGTGCTGATTTCTCTAAAACATCTGCTAAAATGGTTTGAGTTTGTTTTTTCAATTCTTGTAAATTCATCATTTTACTTCGTTTCATTTTGTCATAAATACTTCTGAATATATTTACAAATAGAGCTTTTAAAAGCCCAAGAGGACACCGCCCTTATTTGTTTAACTTTTTCAAAACATCTGTCAACAGTTTATTCAAAATAGATCCGACAATTATCCCTAAGGTATTTTGGCAAAAGTTAGGAAATATTTCTGGAAAAGCCGCTCCCCAACCATGCATGATAGTGGAAGCAACAGCATAACCTCCTACCATAACAAGCGTAGCTAACACCAAACCGAGATAACGACTTTTTCCTTTAAAACCTGCAAAATATCCTTGTAAACTATGAAAAATCAAGCTAAAGAACATCCACTGTGGATAACCCGAAAGCAAATCAATGAGAAACCCAGCTAAACCACCGACGATGGCTCCTTCTTTTCTGCCAAAATAAAAGGCGGTAAAGAAAATACCTGCATCAAGGAACGTTAAAATCCCCGTTGGTGTTGGAATTTTTAAATAGTAGCCCAAAACAACTGTCAACGCAGCAATCATGGACAAAAGGACAAGTTTATATGTCTGATTTTTTTTCATATTGAACAACCCCATATTGATCTGAATGTTGGATAGCTTGGTAAACAAATTTTTTTGAAATTTGAACTGCTTCAACAATTGATTTTCCTAACACTAACTGACTGGCAATGCTAGAAGCAAAGGTACAGCCAGCGCCCGTGTTATTGTTGTCTAAAACAGGTGATTCCAGAAATTGAAACTGCTCTCCATTATAAAAAACATCAACTGCTTTTTGAGAATCTAGACGATTCCCTCCTTTGATAACAACGGATTTAGCACCTAAGAAATGGAAAATTCTAGCCGCTTCTTTTACGTCTTCCACCGTTCGCAACTCTTTTTGAGCCAATAGTTCGGCTTCTGGTAAATTAGGCGTGATAATACTTGCATAAGGGAAAAATTTAATCAGTTCCTCTCGAAGTGCTGAGACCTCGACATCATGAGTTTCCTTGCAAACCAAGACAGGATCTAATACGACAGGAATGCCTGCATGAGCTTTCACAAAATCCAAGGCCAAATCTGCTATTTCAACATTTGGTAAGAGTCCTAGTTTGATGGCTGAGAAAGGCACATTCTTGAGAGAATGAAGCTGCTGAGAAAAAACAGTAGAATCAACAGGAATGACTTCAAAACCTTGCTCTGTCATGGCTGTCAGGCAAGTCACTGCCACAAAACCATGCAGTTGATTGACTGTATAAGTAGCTAAATCAGCGTGCAATCCGCCACCACTAAAGATATCATTCCCTGAAATTGCCAGAATAAGATTATTCTTCATATCGTATCTCCTTTAGATAAAGTCCGTTTGGTGCTGCTGTTGGTCCAGCCAAATGACGATTTTTCTCTGTTAAAATTCTATCAATTTGCTCAACTGGCATTCGTTTATTTCCAATTTTCAATAAAGTACCGACCATATTGCGAATTTGCTTATACAAGAAGCCATTGCCAGAGAAAGTAAAAATCAGAAAGTTGCGCTTCTCATCAAAATCTAAGTATGCTTTTGTAATCGTCCGAACTTTATTTTCCACACTAGTCCCTGAAGCTGTAAAACCTGTAAAATCATGAGTTCCTTCTAACTTTTCAATAGCTTCTTCAATCAAACTCAAATCAAGCGGATAAGGGTAATGGGTTGCATAATGGCGCATCATAGGATTTTTAGGACGCCCGATATCCACTATAAATTCATAGGTCTTGCTGTGTTTACAATATCTTGAATGAAAATCTTCATTCACCTCTTCTACGCTAATAAAATCAATGTCTTCTGGTGTCTGCGTATCAAGTGCGAAACGTAGTTTTTCTTCATCCCTTTTTTGTGGTAAATTAAAATGAATTACCTGCCCCAAAGCATGAACGCCACTGTCTGTGCGTCCAGCTCCATGAACGATGACAGGCTTTCCTCTATTGATTTTAGTTAAAGTCTTTTCAATCTCTTCTTGAACGCTGCGAGCATGAGGTTGCCGCTGAAAACCAGCAAAGTCATGACCATCGTAAGAAATAATCGCTTTATATCGTGTCATGTGTTTATTGTAACAAGAAATAAATTGGAAAACAAGAAACTAAAAACACAACTGTCCGGGGACAGATTTTCATTAAAAATATGCTACACTAGAATACGGAGGAAAGATAAATGACTGATATTACTTTTTGCGAAAAGAAATCTCGATTTCGTTACAAAGCTGCTGCCGTCATTATTGAAGAAGGCGCGCTTGCTTTTATGACCAATCCAAACGAGGATTATTTTTATCCTTTAGGTGGAGCTGTTCAGCTAGGAGAAACTTCAGAAGAAGCTGTTCTTCGAGAAATTAAGGAAGAAACTGGACAGGACTACGAAATCGATCGATTGCTGTTCATTCACGAAAATTTTTTCCAACAAAGTTCTGGCAAATTAGCCGGTCTGAATTGCCATGAAATTTCCTTTTATTACTTGATGAAGTCAAAAGGCCAGCAGTTCCCAAGCTTTTCTGCTGCCGAAACAGTTGAATGGATTCCACTAGATCGAATGGATGAGTATCAAGCCTACCCAAATTTTCTAGCAAAACTTGTTTCCACACAACCAACTGGTATCAAGCGCGTCATCACCAAAGATGAAAAACACACAATTTTATCCTTATAATATAAAAGAGCAGCGTCAAACTGCTCTTTTCTTATTGCTCAAAGGCATCTTTCATTTTATCAAAGAAGCCCTTTTTCTTTGGATTGACTTTAATATCACCAGCTTCTGCGAACTCTTTCAACGCTGCTTTTTGTTTGTCGTTAAGTCCTGTCGGTGTTACAACATTAACTGTGACATACTGGTCACCCATGCTTCCGCCACGCAAGCTCGGAGCTCCTTTGCCACGCAGACGGAAACGTTTGCCAGTCTGTGTTCCTTCTGGGATATTCAGCTCCACATCCCCGTGAACAGTTGGAATATCCACACTGTCACCTAAAGCTGCTTGGACAAAGTTGAGATTGAGCTTGTAGTAAATGGTAGATCCGTCTCGCTCAAACTTATCGCTCGGCTCAACTTGGACCACGACATAAAGGTCACCATAAGGACCGCCATTAAACCCTGCTTCACCTTGACCAGACAGACGAACCTGCTGACCAGTTTCAACACCTGCTGGGATTTTTACATGGACACTATGAGCTTGTTTTTCATGCCCTGTTCCGTGACAGGTTTGGCAAGGTTCTTTAATTTCTTGCCCTCGCCCATGACAGACATCACAAGTTACTTGGCGACGCATCATACCAAGAGGAGTTTGCGTATCAACATTAATCACTCCTGCTCCGTGACAGCGACTACAAGTGACTGGACTAGTTCCTGGTTTCGCACCCGAACCATGACAAGTATGGCAGGTGGCCTCACGATGATATTTAATTTCTTTATCTGTACCAAAAATGGCTTCTTCAAACTTCAGGTTGACCCGATATTGAAGGTCATCCCCTTGACGAGGTGCGTTTGGATTGCGACTTGCACCGCCTCCACCAAAGAAGCTAGAGAAAATATCTTCAAAGCCACCAAAGCTAGAACCATCAAAGCCACCGAAACCGCCAGTTCCACCGCCGAAGCCGGCATTAGCACCTGCGGTACCATATTGATCATAGGCTGCCCGTTTTTGCTCATCGCTCAAGGTTTCATAAGCCTCTTGGACTTCTTTATATTTTTCTTCAGCACCTGGTTCTTTATTGATGTCTGGATGATACTTTTTAGATAATTTCCGATAGGCTCTCTTGATCTCGTCTTGAGAAGCATTCTTGGAGACGCCTAGACGGTCATAATATTCTGTATTGTTCATTTAAGATACCAAGACCGTAAAATTCGACTGAAAAATAGGAAATCAGGCGACGGAGCGATGCTCCTAGGCTGATTTCTCTTTTTTCTGAGAATTTAGGTCGGGTTCAGTTCCTTTCTAACTTAGTATAAGAAAGAACCGGAAGTTTCCATTCCAATTTCTTTCTTACCGAAAAACAGAGGCTGGCTTACAACCTCTGGATTTCTTCCTATCATTACGACGTTCGAGTTTTAAAAATCAAACTAGTAATGCTGAATCGAGCACGCCCTAACCTCTTGGTGAAAAAGATAAATCTTTCTAGAAACTAAAGTTTCTGCATCAGATTTCCTATTTTCACTGTGAGGTTTTAACGGGCTTTGCATCTTATTTTTCAGTAAACTCTCCGTCTACGACGTCATCGCCTGCGTTTCCTGTTGCTTGTGCGCCTTCTGCTCCTGCTTGAGCTTGTTGAGCTGCTGCGGCTTGTTCGTAGAGTTTAACAGCAAGTCCTTGAGCTTTTTCGTTCAAAGCTTCGAGTTTTGCTTTCATTTCGTCCAAGTTGTTGTCTTCTTGAGCTTTCTTAAGGTCATCAAGGGCAGCTTGGGCAGCATCACGTTCTGCGTCGAAGCCTTTGCCTTCAGTTTCCTTGATAGTCTTTTCAGTTGCAAAGATAGCTTGGTCTACTTCGTTACGAAGGTCTACTTCTTCTTTACGTTTCTTATCTGCTTCAGCATTTGCTTCTGCATCTTTCATCATACGGTCGATTTCTTCATCAGTCAAACCTGAGTTAGATTGGATGACAATTGTTTGTTCTTTTTGAGTTCCAAGGTCTTTAGCCTTAACAGATACAATACCGTTCTTGTCAATGTCAAATGTCACTTCGATTTGAGGAATTCCACGAGGTGCAGCTGGGATATCAGTCAATTGGAAACGTCCAAGAGTCTTGTTATCTGCTGCCATTGGGCGTTCACCTTGAAGAACATGGATATCAACGGCTGGTTGGTTATCTGCTGCAGTTGAAAAGACTTGTGATTTAGAAGTTGGAATAGTAGTGTTGCGATCGATAAGTTTTGTGAAGACGCCACCCATTGTTTCGATACCAAGTGACAATGGAGTTACGTCAAGAAGGACAACGTCTTTGACATCACCAGTAATAACACCACCTTGGATAGCAGCACCCATGGCAACTACTTCATCAGGGTTAACTGATTTGTTTGGTTCTTTACCAGTTTCAGCCTTAACAGCTTCCACAACGGCAGGGATACGAGTTGATCCACCAACTAGGATAACTTCATCGATTTCTGACAGAGAAAGTCCAGCGTCAGATAGAGCACGACGAACAGGACCTTTTGTACGTTCTACAAGATCACGTGTTAAATCATCAAATTTAGCACGAGTCAAGGTCATTTCCAAGTGAAGAGGTCCAGCAGCACCCGCAGTGATAAATGGCAAGCTGATTTGTGTTGAAGTCACACCTGAAAGGTCTTTCTTAGCTTTTTCAGCTGCATCTTTCAAACGTTGAACAGCCATCTTGTCAGCTGACAAGTCGATACCATTTTCTTTCTTGAATTCTGCTACCAAGTAGTCGATAATCTTTTGGTCAAAGTCGTCACCACCGAGTTTGTTGTCCCCTGCAGTTGCCAATACATCAAAGACACCGTCACCGAGTTCAAGGATAGACACGTCGAATGTACCACCACCAAGGTCGAATACCAAGACTTTTTCTTCTTTGTCAGTCTTGTCCAAACCATAAGCAAGAGCTGCTGCTGTTGGTTCGTTAACAATACGTTCTACTTCAAGACCAGCGATTTTACCAGCGTCTTTTGTTGCTTGACGTTGGGCATCGTTAAAGTAGGCTGGAACTGTGATAACAGCCTTCGTTACTTTTTCACCAAGGTAGTCTTCAGCATAACCTTTCAAGTATTGAAGGATCATAGCTGAGATTTCTTGTGGAGTGTATTCTTTACCGTTAGCAGAAACTTTTTCAGAAGTTCCCATCTTAGATTTGATAGAGATAACAGTATCTGGGTTTGTAACTGCTTGGCGTTTTGCTGCATCACCAACAATGATTTCACCATTTTTGAATGACACTACAGACGGAGTTGTGCGGTTTCCTTCTGGGTTTGCGATGATTTTGCTTTCAGTTCCTTCAAGAACTGCAACTGCTGAGTTTGTTGTACCTAAGTCAATACCGATAATTTTAGACATAATAATGATACCAAGAACGCCGACAATGCGACTGAAAATTAGGGAACCAACGAAGCATTCGATGAATGCCAGGCGGTTTATCTATTTTCCGAGCATTTCGTTCGGGTTCAAATCCTTTCTTATTTCCTATTTTTACTTTAATTTTCTTTTTGATACTCTTCTTAGGTGGCGACGCCGTCAGAGCTTGACTTCGTCAATCTCTTTGACTAAACTTTGAGCCTAAAGTCTCAAAGTTTGCGTAAGTAGCGCCACGACAAAGAGTATCGTCTTTGGTTCGCTTCGCTCATCAGAAGCAAAGCTAAACGAATGTTTTCTTCCTTCATAGTTTATTGTCGTTTCGGACAAGCTTTACGCAGTAGCTGATTGGCAGTTCACTTCGCAAACGCTCGTGACCAGCCTAATCACCCTTGCGGGGCTGCGTCAACGAAATCACAGATTTCTGACTTACCGCCTAATTATAAACAACCACCATTGCTGGTCGAAGAATACGATCGTGAAGTTTGTAGCCTTTTTGGAAGACCTGTGCGATGGTATCTGCTGGGTGCTCGT from the Streptococcus constellatus subsp. constellatus genome contains:
- the rpoE gene encoding DNA-directed RNA polymerase subunit delta, with product MELEVFAGQEKSELSMIEVARAILETRGRNHEMYFNDLVNEIQNYLEKSNSDIREALPLFYTELNVDGSFIPLGDNKWGLRSWYAIDEVDEEIIALEDNDEETPKKRKKKRVNAFMDGDENAIDYNDDDPEDEDSYEADPTLNYDEDNPDDEKSEVEAYDAEINEIAPDDLGEEVELNEEDEDYSDDEVDSEDEE
- the tig gene encoding trigger factor, which produces MSVSFESKETNRGVLTFTISQEQIKPELDRVFNSVKKNLNVPGFRKGHLPRPVFNQRFGEEALYQDTLNALLPAAYEAAVKEAEIEVVAQPQFDVASMEKGQDWTITAEVVTKPEVKLGEYKNLEVSVDVSKEVSDADVDAKVERERNNLAELVLKEDKAANGDTVVIDFVGTVDGVEFDGGKGDNFSLELGSGQFIPGFEDQLVGHAAGETVEVNVTFPEDYQATDLAGKDAKFVTTIHEVKEKEVPEVDDELAKDIDEGVETLDELKEKYRKELAESKEIAFDDAVESAALDLAVENAEIVELPEEMVHEEVHRSVNEFLGNMQRQGISPDMYFQITGTTQEDLHKQHEADAEKRTKTNLVIEAVAKAEGFEASDEDIEAEISSLATDYNMEVERVRQLLSTDMLKHDIVIKKAVELITSTAKVK
- a CDS encoding TIGR01440 family protein encodes the protein MNLQELKKQTQTILADVLEKSALSSGDIFVLGLSSSEVIGGHIGKNSSQEVGEVVVKTMLDMLSLRGIYLAVQGCEHVNRALVVEKELAQKQNLEIVNVLPTLHAGGSGQLAAFKYMNNPVEVEFITAQAGMDIGDTAIGMHIKHVQIPVRPILRELGEAHVTALASRPKLIGGARAAYQKDKIRKA
- a CDS encoding ECF transporter S component — encoded protein: MKKNQTYKLVLLSMIAALTVVLGYYLKIPTPTGILTFLDAGIFFTAFYFGRKEGAIVGGLAGFLIDLLSGYPQWMFFSLIFHSLQGYFAGFKGKSRYLGLVLATLVMVGGYAVASTIMHGWGAAFPEIFPNFCQNTLGIIVGSILNKLLTDVLKKLNK
- a CDS encoding bifunctional hydroxymethylpyrimidine kinase/phosphomethylpyrimidine kinase; the protein is MKNNLILAISGNDIFSGGGLHADLATYTVNQLHGFVAVTCLTAMTEQGFEVIPVDSTVFSQQLHSLKNVPFSAIKLGLLPNVEIADLALDFVKAHAGIPVVLDPVLVCKETHDVEVSALREELIKFFPYASIITPNLPEAELLAQKELRTVEDVKEAARIFHFLGAKSVVIKGGNRLDSQKAVDVFYNGEQFQFLESPVLDNNNTGAGCTFASSIASQLVLGKSIVEAVQISKKFVYQAIQHSDQYGVVQYEKKSDI
- the truA gene encoding tRNA pseudouridine(38-40) synthase TruA, which encodes MTRYKAIISYDGHDFAGFQRQPHARSVQEEIEKTLTKINRGKPVIVHGAGRTDSGVHALGQVIHFNLPQKRDEEKLRFALDTQTPEDIDFISVEEVNEDFHSRYCKHSKTYEFIVDIGRPKNPMMRHYATHYPYPLDLSLIEEAIEKLEGTHDFTGFTASGTSVENKVRTITKAYLDFDEKRNFLIFTFSGNGFLYKQIRNMVGTLLKIGNKRMPVEQIDRILTEKNRHLAGPTAAPNGLYLKEIRYEE
- a CDS encoding NUDIX hydrolase; translation: MTDITFCEKKSRFRYKAAAVIIEEGALAFMTNPNEDYFYPLGGAVQLGETSEEAVLREIKEETGQDYEIDRLLFIHENFFQQSSGKLAGLNCHEISFYYLMKSKGQQFPSFSAAETVEWIPLDRMDEYQAYPNFLAKLVSTQPTGIKRVITKDEKHTILSL
- the dnaJ gene encoding molecular chaperone DnaJ; this translates as MNNTEYYDRLGVSKNASQDEIKRAYRKLSKKYHPDINKEPGAEEKYKEVQEAYETLSDEQKRAAYDQYGTAGANAGFGGGTGGFGGFDGSSFGGFEDIFSSFFGGGGASRNPNAPRQGDDLQYRVNLKFEEAIFGTDKEIKYHREATCHTCHGSGAKPGTSPVTCSRCHGAGVINVDTQTPLGMMRRQVTCDVCHGRGQEIKEPCQTCHGTGHEKQAHSVHVKIPAGVETGQQVRLSGQGEAGFNGGPYGDLYVVVQVEPSDKFERDGSTIYYKLNLNFVQAALGDSVDIPTVHGDVELNIPEGTQTGKRFRLRGKGAPSLRGGSMGDQYVTVNVVTPTGLNDKQKAALKEFAEAGDIKVNPKKKGFFDKMKDAFEQ
- the dnaK gene encoding molecular chaperone DnaK, producing MSKIIGIDLGTTNSAVAVLEGTESKIIANPEGNRTTPSVVSFKNGEIIVGDAAKRQAVTNPDTVISIKSKMGTSEKVSANGKEYTPQEISAMILQYLKGYAEDYLGEKVTKAVITVPAYFNDAQRQATKDAGKIAGLEVERIVNEPTAAALAYGLDKTDKEEKVLVFDLGGGTFDVSILELGDGVFDVLATAGDNKLGGDDFDQKIIDYLVAEFKKENGIDLSADKMAVQRLKDAAEKAKKDLSGVTSTQISLPFITAGAAGPLHLEMTLTRAKFDDLTRDLVERTKGPVRRALSDAGLSLSEIDEVILVGGSTRIPAVVEAVKAETGKEPNKSVNPDEVVAMGAAIQGGVITGDVKDVVLLDVTPLSLGIETMGGVFTKLIDRNTTIPTSKSQVFSTAADNQPAVDIHVLQGERPMAADNKTLGRFQLTDIPAAPRGIPQIEVTFDIDKNGIVSVKAKDLGTQKEQTIVIQSNSGLTDEEIDRMMKDAEANAEADKKRKEEVDLRNEVDQAIFATEKTIKETEGKGFDAERDAAQAALDDLKKAQEDNNLDEMKAKLEALNEKAQGLAVKLYEQAAAAQQAQAGAEGAQATGNAGDDVVDGEFTEK